In Babesia bovis T2Bo chromosome 3, whole genome shotgun sequence, the genomic window TACAGGATCTACTTTTGGAGCATCGCAGAACACATCTCTATTTGGTCAATCTACTCAGCAGAACCCTTCTTCTGGTTTTGGTACTGTGAGCAATACCGGCTCATTTTTTGATCAGAACAAGCAGGGATTTATGGGTTCTTCTAATAATATATTCGGCCAGTCTAGTACTAATACTACCGGTGGTGGACTGTTCGGATCTGGTTTGAATACGGGGGTCACGTCTTCCTTCGGTAACAACATGAATACTGGGTCATCTCTATTTGGAAGTTCGACTCAGAATACCGGTAGTACTTGGACTGGTGGATCCAGTACTGCTTTTGGAACACAGATACAGGGTAATGAGGCAGCCACTACGCAGACTTTTGACAATTGTTCTATTACCCATATATCCTTTGACAAGCCTGAATTTTGTGCGGATGAGTTTCGTTGGGAGTATTACAAGAAGGCCAATCCCCAAGTTGGTAGCTCCCTCATGCAGCAGAATACCGGTACCACAACAAGTACTGGCTTGTTTGGGTCTACCCAGCCCGCTACTACCAGCACAGGTATTGGTCTATTTGGCTCTAGCCAGCCTAGTACTACAACCACCACTAGTCCGTTTGCTACGACGCAGCCGGGTACTACGACAACCGGCACCGGTCTGTTTGGGTCATCGCAACCCAGTAATACTGGTGGCTTTTTCGGTTCAACACCCAGTACTACAACTACTACTGGCGGTCTGTTTGGTTCATCGCAAACTAATACTACTGGAGGTTTATTCGGCTCAACTCAGCCGAGCACTACCGGTGGGCTATTTGGTACCACTCAATCCACTACTACCGGTGGTTTGTTTGGTTCCACTCAACCTAGTACTACTGGTGGCCTCTTTGGTACAACTCAGCCGAGTACTTCTGGTGGACTATTTGGTACAACGCAGCccagtactaccactacaAGTGCTGGTTTGTTTGGCTCTACACAACCTAGTACTCCCACTACCAGCTCTGGATTATTCGGGTCTTCACAGTCTAACACCACTGGTTTATTAGGTTCCACCCAACCTGCTTCGTCCACtacaggtatgttatatgttaCCACAACCATTGTTATACAGGTTTATTCGGTACCAATACCACGTCTAACACTGGTTCTACTGGCCTCTTTGGGAGCAGTACAACTTCTACTATTGGCACTTCTAATACCGGCCTTTTCGGGAATTACAATGCTAGTAACACCAATACCACTACAGGTACAACTGGAACAGGTCTTTTTGGCTCATCAACTAACACTGGTTCAACTACTACTGGTGCTACAAATACCCTGTTTGGATCAACTCAACCTagtagtactggtggtCTGTTTGGAAACACCCAGGCTGCACCATCGACCCAATCCAATTTGTTTTCCAATTCGTCGTTGaataccactactggtaaCGCTTCTACATCCTCTTTATTTGGAACTACCGGTACAGGTAGTAGCAATTTGTTTGGTACCAATACCACTACTCCCGGGAGCTCAAGTTCTCTATTTTCATTTGGATCTGGGACAAATCAGCCTCTAGGTTCAAGTACATTATTCGGCCAGACGACACAGACACAGGGGTCTAATACTAGTTTGAGCCGTTTAAATATTAACTTTAATATACGCGATTCCTCTCCAGGTTTACGTAGCTTTTGGACAAATGACGCTGCATTACCTCAGGAGGCAAAGGATTATTTGATGAAGATCACTAATGCGCGGAAGAATCTTACGGAGACATTAGCTCACAGTTCACAACCGAAGCAGTCGGAGTCGGTCATTGATGGTATCGAGGACATGAATGATCGATTTGGCTGTCGTAAGATTCTTAGGGAGCTTGGTGTAGAACTACCTCGTTACATGCTCCATATTAGTAGCGACAACACTGATTACGATGATGCTAAATCACGGCAGCCAGTAGTTCCAACTCCTGAGGCAAAATTCCAGGAAGGATTCAGTGCTGGCTTCACCAATGTTATACAAAAATCGCCTGATGGTTCCCTAGATGGTCACAGCAGCGACAAATATTCCTGCTTGGACGACCAATTCTTATCTTTACATAATGGTGGTGCTAAGGAATTTGAGGCTCTACGTCATCAAGCTCGTGGTTGTCATTTACGCAGGCCTAATGATCCCGTTACTTTACAGTCTGATGACCTTCCTTCTGTATCTAGACGCAAGTCATTGTTTGAGGAACATGTCAATCAATTGACTTCAGATGTAGATCTAATAACTCAGGAAGCCGATCAACAACGTTCGGTCCTAGGCCAGTTGGATACTCAATGTAACGTGTCTCAGAAATCCATATTAACTGAGGATAATGCGGAAGTATTGCAGGACGATAACGCTGTATGTCTCGACAGTCCTTTGCCGCAGGAGGCGTCATCTGCCTCTTCGTGTCCTATATTCAAGCTTGCTGATGACACACCTGGCAATCCACCCATCTTAACTAGGGAGGGATACTCTACAAGGCCCACGATGGCCTCTTTACGTCAGATGACCGATAAGCAGTTATCTAATGTTATGGATTTTCAGGTGACACGTGAAGGTTTTGGTGATATATTGTGGCCTGGCTACACTGACCTTCGAGGTTTGAATTTGGACAAGATTGTTGACATAGGTAACAGGAAGGTAACTCTTTATGGTGGCACATCTCAAATACATCCTGTTGGTGAAGGCCTTAACAAACAGGCTACTGTTACTTTGTATAACTGCATACCGGATGACAGCGGCAAAGATAAATCCATAACTGAGACTGTGAAGCAGCTTGAGCAGCTAAAGGAACACACAGAATCTTTAGGTTGCAAGTTTTTATCTGGCAACTTAAAGACGGGTAAATGGGTGTTTACAGCGCCCTGTTTCGTTAAAACGGGTGCCGGTGACGTTATAAACCGCAAGGATCTCGCTTTTATGTATTAGGTAGACTGTCTGATTAAACTAATCGTTACATTCAGTATGTATTTTATGCGGTGTATAATCTAGGTTAGTTTcgtggtatatacattgcaCATTATGAAAGTTATGAAGACATCCTACCGTAGACTTAACACTCTGATTCTCGAGACTATAATACGTGACAACACAACACCAAAATGATTATATAGCAATGCTAAATATAAAGTACCttgttattatatgtaaCGTAATGTGTAGAATGACTGCTATGTGTCATTACCGTGGTCGCGCAGCCCATATGGGGAATTCTGAAAAGCGACCTAAATTTCTATAATTTCTTGGACCCCGTCATTTCTAACATTTACCAATCGTAATTTGGTCTTATCACAGTCACTTCATTACGTAATACTTCAATCGGTGAGTTATTTGTGACCCCCTGTATATACGTGGTATCATTGCCTGTTGTTTTCTGATAACTTCATTAGGTTACAAGATGATTAACGTTGACGGAAAACTCGTTGATTTATACATTCCTCGTAAATGCTCTGCCACTTCACGTTTGTTGCCTGCTATGGACCACGGTTCTGTACAGATCAACATTGgtttggtatgttttttcGTGTGTGATTTTAATTATTTCAGACTGATGAGAATGGCTCTTACACTAACCAGAACGTTGCTTTTGCTCTTAGCCACACCTTGAGGGTTCGTGGTGACGCTGATGAGGCTATGAACCGTTTGTTCAAGGAACACGGTCTCTTGAACTAAGTGGCGGTTTAGCATAACTTTTGGTCTAATGAGATATATTGACTATGCGGTGCATTATATTTAGTATCTGTTTGATTTGCGCGTTGCTTCAAGTATTTTGTCTATTGGTTGCAATGGCTAGAATCTGCATGgtgtattatataaattacCAAATTGCGCCTATATAAGAAACACTACATAATGAGTCCCACTTAAAAGATACTAAGTGGCATAAAACGAGAATATTGCAGATGTGGCCGTAGGCCACAAAGATATGGAACACTGACTTACCCGCATTGTACCAACCACCTTTTAATTTTTTTGACATGAAGTCCATGTACTTCTAGACTTCCAAGTCTCTCACGTACTGGAGATTCACAAAGTATGCGCAATTGCTTTTTCATTGCCTGTATGTTTTACGTATATCTCTATAATAACATACATCTACATCACCGTATATATGTCTTATAACAGTATATACCAAAGTTCCATGAGCTCTTATCTTGACGTAAACTGCTAGGTTACCCGAGGGAGTCCTTGTTACCTAATTGAAGTATTATATAGGTTTAGACAATATTCCAGGTAACACAACTAACTAGGTAACACCTTTTCTAATGAACAACATACTTTGAAAGGTAGTTTCTCTGCGATATTGCTGTTGCTGCTTGACTTGGCGAAGCTTGATTGGACAACTGCTCTCCTTTGTAGGAAGGAGAATTGTTGACGCGCAAGGCGTTCTAATGACGATATCAACATATcaaataaaatattgatacATATGTCTGGCTATAGATACATTATGCATTACACACTATATTTAGGGTAGaggtgtaatatattacacattgagGAAGTAGTGTCTAAACGCTGATGGGTTCAGCGGCGGCCTTGATGTACTTTATAGCGTCTGCGTACTTCGTGGGTGACAGTGCTTCCATTCTCGGTAAGAGTATATCTGCGATTCTTGCGTGGTATTGGTTGATCCAGTCAATTTCTTGCTGGGACAACATGGCGATATTCATGAGTTCCTTGCAGTACGGTACTAATGTCAACGTTTCGAAAGTCAGGAATTCCGTTTTATCTTTTGAAAAATCTCCTTCCACGGGTTTTACGTATATCATGTTTTCTATACGTATTCCATAGTGTCCTTCCTTGTAGAATCCAGGTTCGTTTGAGAGAACCATTCCTGGTTCGAGGTATATAACTTTATAGTCTCCCATGCGTGGTTTTGTTAATAACGATATTGACATGGGCCCCTCGTGTACATTTAGGTACGAACCTACTCCGTGTCCCGTCCCGTGGTAATAGTTTCGACCAGATGCCCACAGGTATTGTCGAGCGAGTATATCTAGTGTTGCTCCCGAGGTATGTTCAGGGAATATTGCATGCCCAAGAGCTAGGTGCCCCTTGAGTACTTGGGTATATGCCTCTTTTTCTTCATCGCTTGGTGTACCGAAATGTATTGTCCTGGTGACATCTGTGGTTCCTCCAGGATACTGTCCACCTGAGTCTagcaaatatatttttggtTCTATTTTAGCCTTGATTTCCTCTGTGGCGCGATAATGTACTACCGCACAGTTCGACCCTATAGATGATATAGGATGGAACGATATTCCTCTGTTATCTGGCATATCAGCACGGCATTGGCTACTCATAGAACCAAGTATGAGTTCATCAGCGGTGAACAGCGTTCCATCTTGTTTCATATTCTGTGTGATATTAGGTATCTCATATGTATGTTACCTCAACTTTGGCAAAGAACTCTGCTAATGCGATAGCATCTTGTATATGCGCTTCTGTCATGCCTTCCAATTCAACCTTGTTCTTGATGGCCTGTCGGCATTGTAAGCAACGCAGACAAAACTACCTTCATCCAGCATGCAGGGGTTGGCTTTTGTATTAGCCTTTTCTGTATGAGCTTACTGTCACCGGACATGAAAGAGTCACATATAGCCACTGAGGCAGAATGCGATGCCCAAAGGGTATATGTCTTTACATCATTCTTCTTTGTCATTTTTTGCGGCAAGTGCCTTAGGAATAAAAAGAGTTCTTCATATGGCATTATCTGTACTCCCCAGGAAGCCAATTCATCCCTGACGGAGTCAGGTACCTTTCTTTCATCGATAAAAAGCCTGTATAGTATCAATATATTGTCACCTAAACATACACGGCATCAATTTCTCCTACAACGAGGTAGCTATAGAATAACGGTGACGTATCGCAGTCGCTGCCCCTAAGGTTTAATACATAAGCTATTTCATCTAGCACTGAGAACACAACTGCATCTGCCTTTTCCTTTTTTAGAGCACCCCTTATTTCTGTTAATTTTGCGATAGTACTCATTCCTGTATACTTTTCAGGGTGGATGAATATGTGGTCCACCGGTAACGTAGGTCTGGAGTCCcatatttcatatatgGGATTTTTGTATAGTTCCACGAAGAATGCAGTATCAGCTACAGACTCATAATGTTCCAATACTTTTTGCGGAGTTGTATGTGCATCTATTCCAATTTTCTTGTATCCCTTGGTTTTTATGAATGTAGGAAGATCAGGTACATCCTTCATGCCATATGGCATAAGTTCCCAAGGTTGCTGGAGTTCCCTTGCTGCTTGTATGTAATACCTAATCGATTGTAGAATTCAGAATGATAACCTACCTTGAATCGGTCCACAACCATGCTCCTTCTGTAGACACTAGTGCTTGTCCCCAACTACCGGTGAATTTAGATACGAATTCCAATCCTCCGAATGCTTCGTGTGGTATTTCAGTTGCGTGAGGGTCGTCATGGTCGATTATAAGTGCATCTAGATTATGTGTGACAAGCGCTTTCATAAGCTTGTGTGTTGGCGTCAGATTATCTGCCATTGTGTTATCTGTCTCGGAATtatctacacatttttTAATCAATGAAGTGAAAACGCACATTGCGGCTTCCGTTCTGTTGTTGATTTTACTTCTCGTTTGTTTTGGTTAAAATTTTTATGTAATTTCTCTTTATTGTTGTTTGATACCGCATTTAAAAAGGGTAGCAATGGTAGTTCGTTCTTATCTGGATGTTTATATAAAGCAAGCTTGATAACAGAGTCGGTTATCAATATCTACAACGTACCCTTTCCCTGTAATTTACATATAATACAATGTGTCTTAAAGAAAGGAAAAGGTTGTCTTCTGGCGGGGAGTGAAGTACGACGGTGCGCCGCCAAGCTAAGGAAACATAACAGAGCCACAGCTCCGGTGGTTACTTGATACATGAGTATATGATTGCATTGGTGGTATTAATGTACATATTTCACAGTCCTTCGTAAGATTTCGTCGCGCCTATTTTGTTAACCTATGGTATGGGGCCGGTAGCCTGGTGTTTAAAATGGTTCgatttacacattttatcATACTGGGCTTCGTGCTCTTGATATAAATAGTAACCATTTGCAATACTTGGACGTATAGGTAAGTATTATGGTATATCTGTACTTGtttgttgttatatgtgCCGTTTGTATGGCTTTTCTCAGGGATTCCTTTTATTTTAAACTGGCCATTCAATCTTTAATGTgtgttacatatatttcCGGGATACTGTAACCGATCAGTATATAAGTGAATCTTTTATATATCCTTTTTATTACATCTAGACAATATGTATTTGCTATTTGCTGTGTAATTCTATAGTTATATTGCTGCTTGTCGATTGACACAAGATCTTTGTTGTTTCTTAGTGATTGCGCATACCTGGTCATTCTATATTTTACAGGTCCTTTACTTTTAATTGTTGATTGTATTACCTGGTGTGATTTACACCATGGCTAGCAACGTGCAATCCAAATTTTGGGGTGAGGATTCTGATGATTCCTATTCGGATTCCTCTGGTTATTCTAGTGAGGTTAGTGAGCGTGATGCTCAGAAGCGTCCTGGTGCCGCCGCTGCTTGGGTTGCCAGTGACAGTTCCAGTGATGATGACGAGAACCGTGTTGTGAAGAGTGCCAGGGCGAAGGCTCTGGAAGCTATCCAGAACATTGGAAAAGCCTTGGACCATCACAAGACCATTAGTGACTACTCTGAGGTGTTGAAGGACTATGACAACCTTGCAAGGCTTGTTGAGAAGCAATATTCTAGGGGCCGTATTCCAAAGCTGATTGTCCAGATTATAGTGGAGCTTCAGGAGTTTATCGATGAAAAGCAGAAGGACAAGGACTCCTTGAAGAAGATGTCTAAAGCTCGTTCAATATCATTTAACACTTTGAAATCGAGGCTTCGTAAATTTAATGAGCAATACGCTGCAGTCGTTGATGAGTATAACAAGGACCCTTCTTCTTACGTTGATATCTTGAAGGAGTCATCTGACGAGGATTATGACTCCGATGATATGGATGAcagtgatgatgatgatgaagacaCTGAGGAGAGCAGCGAAGAATCATCTGTTGAGGAAGAGTCAGCATCTGAAGATGAAAGCGAGCAGGCATCAGCTGTAGATGCTGAGGATGACGATGGTGGTGACGAGGACAGTGAAGAGGACTCTGATTACTCTGACTGGTCTGATTCGGACGCCTCCAGCATTTCAGACGCTGACGCTGGTGACAAGCACAAGTCAGCTTTGGCTAAATGGGGAGTTAAAAAGGTGGACTCCGCCCCCAAAGTCCAGAAGCCGAAGGTTGCATCTAAGAAACCCAAGGGCAAGGTAGTTAAGAAGAAGGAAGAACGTCCTGTTGTACCTTCTGGTGTTGGTATAATGCATACTGTAAGTCAGGTAGCTGACGTCATCGTTCCTATTCTTGAGAAGGCTGATTTAGGTGCCGCTGACAATCCGTTCTCTTTGTCTACACCAGAGATTAATGCTGTTATCAGCCAGGTTATGGTATCAGCTGACAGTGTCCGATCGTATGTCAAATCAATTGTTGAGCGTCGTGGTAAGCGTGGTGGCAACACTGCTGAGACCATCCGTCACTTGAAGGTTTTACCATACATTGCCAAGGGCATATCACATTCGCTATATATCTTTGTTGTAGAGACATTGCTCCACATTGAGTTCGACAGTTACTCGAATGCCTATGGTGCCATGACTCCCAAACAGTGGATAGATTCATATCGTATAGTATCTCACTTGATTGACGAATTGCGTCGTCACCCGCATGCTCTGCTATCTTCTGAGACTATTGAATCTGATGATCCCAATGGAGCAGAGTCTCCCAATGAGCGTGATCCCGCGAATGCTGGAGTATCCCGTGAAGAGCGTATCCAACGCTCAATGACAATTCTTGAGTCGGTAGTCCGCAAGTTGAATGACGAGCTCTATAAGGGTTTGCTATATATCGAGGTTGGCAGTGACGATTACAACACTATGTTGGTATACAACGTGAACATGCTGTATCTGCTTCACAAGACCttgttatattgtttaAGCAAGGGCAAGGAAACCATTACCCACGCCGCTAACATAGCTATTATAATGCTAGAGCACTTACATTACAAGGACGATGTGGTATCTGGCAAGATTTGGGAGTTGGTCAGGCAGAAGGTAACTGACGAAGAGCAGTTTAAGGTATACTTCCCTGATGATAACAAGAAAGCTTCTGATATTGTTGAGGAGTTAGCTTATTTTGTCTTTGAGCACGGTTCACCTCGTGAAAAAATTCGTGCATGCTTATACCTTGCGTTTAACAAGTCTTTGCATGGTTTGTACTACGAAGCTAAGGACTTACTGTTGACTCCTAACATACATGACCTTGCTATGGAGACTAGCATAACCACCCAGATATTGTTAAATCGCAACATTGCTCAACTTGGTATTTGTGCTTTTAGGAAGGGCTTAATAAGCGAGGCTCACTCGTACTTAATGGACCTCTGTTCTCAGAACCGTCACAAGGAATTACTAGCCCAGGGTCTCTCTATGGTCAAAGGTCATGAGAAGCCTCCAGAGCAGGAGCGTGCTGAGAAGCGCAGGTTGTTACCTTATCACATGCATTTGAACATTGAGTTGATAGAGACTGTGAACAACATTTGTGCTTGTTTGCTGGAGTCAGCCAACTTGGCTAAATCGTCGTTAAACAGTCGCGAGATCATATCACGTCAATTCCGTCGTATGTACGAGATGCATGAGAAACAGGTCTTCATGGGCCCTCCTGAGAACAACCGTGATGTTGTGATGTCAACATTCAGGCACTTACAGAACGGTAATTGGAAGGAGTGCTACGACCTACTTGCTGGTCTTACAATATGGAACCGCTTACCTGACCGTGAGGAGGTATTGCAAATTCTGAAGGACCGCATTAAGGTTGAGGCCTTTAATACATACATCTTCAAGTATGTACCCGTCTACGACTCGTTCTCGGTTGATCAATTATCCAGTATGTTCGATTTGGATAATAATGTTATCCACTCATTACTGAGTAAGATGATTATCACTGGTGATATACATGCTACTTGGGACGACAGTAGTAAATACTGCTTGATCAACCACACTGAACCCACTGACCTACAGAAATGTGCCATTAAGCTGGCAGAGAATCTAACGACTGCTGTTGAGCAGAACGAGATGACATTGAACATGAAGAACCCGAAATTCGCCTTATCTCAGGACCGCAGGTTCCAAACTCGTGAAAACAAGTTTTCGTATGGCCGCAGTCGTGACGACCGTCACCATGCAGCTCCTACGTTTAACCGCAATCGTCGTCCTATTCAAGGCGCCCGCCTACACAGATAAGGCAATAATTGACTACCAAGCACAAAGTGCTATATCAACGtaatagttatatatggTGATATTATGTATTGGTTCACACGCGCAAGCGTTCTAGTTCTGCAATTGCCCGTTCTAGTTGACTTATTTCCACATTTAGTTCATCTACTTTAGTGGAATTCAGCTGTCTTACACTTTCTGGCACTTTAGTTTCGTAGTCAGGTGCCTGCATCTTCTTTAGGTATCCCTGCAGGGACTGCCTAGATTTCTCTAGGTTTTTAGACAGCTTGGCGGTTGTTTTACTTAGGTCCATATCCTTGTCTACCTGTAGGTACGCGATATATGTCAGTGACACATCCTGTACGCACTGTGACAGTGCCTCATGTCCTTGTGTTACTACAGTTACCTGGGTACCATGATGTTTATGAAACACCACCTACACTTTCAAACTTTGCGAGCGTGGCCACGTGATTCGACAGTGTCTTAAGCAATTCAGCGTCACGAGCTTCTGGTGCTACTACGAATCCCGTTTTGGGGACATTGGGTGCTATTCCTAGTGTTGCAGCTAGTGACCTGAAGCTGTGTACAGCTGACTTCAGAAGCTCCATCTCAGTATCTACGTCATTGTCATCCCATATGGGATTAATTATTGGGAACTCCGATATAGATATTGACTCCGATGTGCGTAGGTGCTCCGGCAAATGGTGATACAACTCCTCTGTGATAAAGGGCATGATTGGATGTAACAGGCGGAGCCCGATACTGAAGCTCCAGCTCAATGCATATATAGCACCCTCAACTCTAGGTAAATCATCTGTCGGCACATCCTTGTGTGAAGGTAGCCTAGGTTTAATCAACTCCAGGTAGACATCACACAGCTGGTATAGCCAAAAGTCATATGCCGCCTGGACGGCATCACCAAACTGGTAATTCTCAAAAGCGGCAGTTACCTATGTATTATCAGACAGATATACTGCACCTACCTTTGATATATATTCGTTCAGTTTAGACAACACCCATCTATCTTCCCAGTGCAGACATGGCACCGAATTGATATCCATGGGTACCTGTGTGATCTTTGGCATTGTGAACTTCAAGGCGTTCCATATTTTGTTTCCGAAATGCTTAGAACATATAATCTTGTTTACATCTAATAGAATAGCTCTATTCTGTCTTGTGAGTGATAGAAGTCCTAAGCGCAACGCATCAGTTCCACATGCTGGAATGCCTTGTGGAAACTGCTGTTTCTGGAGTACTATCGCCTTTTTAATTTCACCTTGAGGTAGGCTTGAGTTATTTATCTTATCAATTAGGCTATCCAGTGTCGCGCCCTCGATGACCTCTAGTGGATCTAGTACGTTGCCCTTACTCTTACTCATCTTCTCACCACGGGCGTCACGCACCAATGGGTGGAGGTACACCGTGTTGAAAGGCAGCTTCCCAACGAGATGCAGTGACATCATAACCATACGAGCTACCCAGAAGAATATAATATCGTTACCGGTTTCCAGTAGTGTAGTTGGGAAGAACTTCATGAAATCTGGGTGTTTTTCATCGGGCCACCCCAAGGTTGATAGTGGAAACAACCCTGAAGAAAACCATGTATCCAGGACGTCTTCATCTTGCTTAAG contains:
- a CDS encoding Nucleoporin autopeptidase family protein; protein product: MFGNNNRGSSFWSSSPQQNTGIASSLNTLGSLVPSGQNVGSTFGGFGSSNTMVTGGFMNQTTGSTFGASQNTSLFGQSTQQNPSSGFGTVSNTGSFFDQNKQGFMGSSNNIFGQSSTNTTGGGLFGSGLNTGVTSSFGNNMNTGSSLFGSSTQNTGSTWTGGSSTAFGTQIQGNEAATTQTFDNCSITHISFDKPEFCADEFRWEYYKKANPQVGSSLMQQNTGTTTSTGLFGSTQPATTSTGIGLFGSSQPSTTTTTSPFATTQPGTTTTGTGLFGSSQPSNTGGFFGSTPSTTTTTGGLFGSSQTNTTGGLFGSTQPSTTGGLFGTTQSTTTGGLFGSTQPSTTGGLFGTTQPSTSGGLFGTTQPSTTTTSAGLFGSTQPSTPTTSSGLFGSSQSNTTGLLGSTQPASSTTGLFGTNTTSNTGSTGLFGSSTTSTIGTSNTGLFGNYNASNTNTTTGTTGTGLFGSSTNTGSTTTGATNTLFGSTQPSSTGGLFGNTQAAPSTQSNLFSNSSLNTTTGNASTSSLFGTTGTGSSNLFGTNTTTPGSSSSLFSFGSGTNQPLGSSTLFGQTTQTQGSNTSLSRLNINFNIRDSSPGLRSFWTNDAALPQEAKDYLMKITNARKNLTETLAHSSQPKQSESVIDGIEDMNDRFGCRKILRELGVELPRYMLHISSDNTDYDDAKSRQPVVPTPEAKFQEGFSAGFTNVIQKSPDGSLDGHSSDKYSCLDDQFLSLHNGGAKEFEALRHQARGCHLRRPNDPVTLQSDDLPSVSRRKSLFEEHVNQLTSDVDLITQEADQQRSVLGQLDTQCNVSQKSILTEDNAEVLQDDNAVCLDSPLPQEASSASSCPIFKLADDTPGNPPILTREGYSTRPTMASLRQMTDKQLSNVMDFQVTREGFGDILWPGYTDLRGLNLDKIVDIGNRKVTLYGGTSQIHPVGEGLNKQATVTLYNCIPDDSGKDKSITETVKQLEQLKEHTESLGCKFLSGNLKTGKWVFTAPCFVKTGAGDVINRKDLAFMY
- a CDS encoding putative 40S ribosomal protein S21e, giving the protein MINVDGKLVDLYIPRKCSATSRLLPAMDHGSVQINIGLTDENGSYTNQNVAFALSHTLRVRGDADEAMNRLFKEHGLLN
- a CDS encoding Mitochondrial large subunit ribosomal protein (Img2) family protein, producing MLISSLERLARQQFSFLQRRAVVQSSFAKSSSNSNIAEKLPFKVTRTPSGNLAVYVKIRAHGTLVYTVIRHIYGDVDAMKKQLRILCESPVRERLGSLEVHGLHVKKIKRWLVQCGF
- a CDS encoding Metallopeptidase M24 family protein, producing the protein MYQVTTGAVALLCFLSLAAHRRTSLPARRQPFPFFKTHCIICKLQGKDKNELPLLPFLNAVSNNNKEKLHKNFNQNKREVKSTTERKPQYNSETDNTMADNLTPTHKLMKALVTHNLDALIIDHDDPHATEIPHEAFGGLEFVSKFTGSWGQALVSTEGAWLWTDSRYYIQAARELQQPWELMPYGMKDVPDLPTFIKTKGYKKIGIDAHTTPQKVLEHYESVADTAFFVELYKNPIYEIWDSRPTLPVDHIFIHPEKYTGMSTIAKLTEIRGALKKEKADAVVFSVLDEIAYVLNLRGSDCDTSPLFYSYLVVGEIDAVLFIDERKVPDSVRDELASWGVQIMPYEELFLFLRHLPQKMTKKNDVKTYTLWASHSASVAICDSFMSGDSKLIQKRLIQKPTPACWMKAIKNKVELEGMTEAHIQDAIALAEFFAKVENMKQDGTLFTADELILGSMSSQCRADMPDNRGISFHPISSIGSNCAVVHYRATEEIKAKIEPKIYLLDSGGQYPGGTTDVTRTIHFGTPSDEEKEAYTQVLKGHLALGHAIFPEHTSGATLDILARQYLWASGRNYYHGTGHGVGSYLNVHEGPMSISLLTKPRMGDYKVIYLEPGMVLSNEPGFYKEGHYGIRIENMIYVKPVEGDFSKDKTEFLTFETLTLVPYCKELMNIAMLSQQEIDWINQYHARIADILLPRMEALSPTKYADAIKYIKAAAEPISV
- a CDS encoding Eukaryotic translation initiation factor 3 subunit 8 N-terminus family protein, whose amino-acid sequence is MASNVQSKFWGEDSDDSYSDSSGYSSEVSERDAQKRPGAAAAWVASDSSSDDDENRVVKSARAKALEAIQNIGKALDHHKTISDYSEVLKDYDNLARLVEKQYSRGRIPKLIVQIIVELQEFIDEKQKDKDSLKKMSKARSISFNTLKSRLRKFNEQYAAVVDEYNKDPSSYVDILKESSDEDYDSDDMDDSDDDDEDTEESSEESSVEEESASEDESEQASAVDAEDDDGGDEDSEEDSDYSDWSDSDASSISDADAGDKHKSALAKWGVKKVDSAPKVQKPKVASKKPKGKVVKKKEERPVVPSGVGIMHTVSQVADVIVPILEKADLGAADNPFSLSTPEINAVISQVMVSADSVRSYVKSIVERRGKRGGNTAETIRHLKVLPYIAKGISHSLYIFVVETLLHIEFDSYSNAYGAMTPKQWIDSYRIVSHLIDELRRHPHALLSSETIESDDPNGAESPNERDPANAGVSREERIQRSMTILESVVRKLNDELYKGLLYIEVGSDDYNTMLVYNVNMLYLLHKTLLYCLSKGKETITHAANIAIIMLEHLHYKDDVVSGKIWELVRQKVTDEEQFKVYFPDDNKKASDIVEELAYFVFEHGSPREKIRACLYLAFNKSLHGLYYEAKDLLLTPNIHDLAMETSITTQILLNRNIAQLGICAFRKGLISEAHSYLMDLCSQNRHKELLAQGLSMVKGHEKPPEQERAEKRRLLPYHMHLNIELIETVNNICACLLESANLAKSSLNSREIISRQFRRMYEMHEKQVFMGPPENNRDVVMSTFRHLQNGNWKECYDLLAGLTIWNRLPDREEVLQILKDRIKVEAFNTYIFKYVPVYDSFSVDQLSSMFDLDNNVIHSLLSKMIITGDIHATWDDSSKYCLINHTEPTDLQKCAIKLAENLTTAVEQNEMTLNMKNPKFALSQDRRFQTRENKFSYGRSRDDRHHAAPTFNRNRRPIQGARLHR